The DNA window TCCATTAATTCGGTTACAACTACCACACCACTTCCCCATTTCAACGCAACAcgtagggctgacaatttttggcaCGACACGAACCCGTACGAAAATAATGGTTATGTGTCAAAGCTTATTGGATTCGTGTCCTTATCGTATCGACACGATAATGACACGAAAATTttgtgtcgggttcgtgttacacgttaagaaatactaatattaatatattataatattattatttttttatttatttaaaaatttaaattagtttTAGTCTAATGAAGCACTTACTATTAGCGTGGAAATAGATTTTGCATTTTTCGTATTATTATAGTGTCGTTATTGTGTCGTGCcatatatgtgttgttatcgtgtcgtgttgacctgaaatggttcgtgtcgttaatgagttcgtgttcgtgttcgagGGTAgtgggtcgtgttcgtgttcgtgtttggagttttcttaacaggtcgtgttcatgttcttgtttgagggtagcgggtcgtgttcgtgttcgtgtttagagttttcttaacgggtcgtgttcgtgtttgttgttatcgtgtcgacacgataacgacacaacacgcacgatttgccacccctagcaACATGGACCTTCTCGATTATATATGACTATACTAGTTTCGTTTACTAGATTCGCCATATGATGGACGAGTAATAAGCAACAAAGAGTGTTTCTGGTGAGAGGTCATTAGTGTGGCATCAATGGGTTTGCAACAAAGAGGGGGTTCTCTTATTTAAGGAATCAAATTATTTTGTACTGCTTTTTCCCCACCAAATGCTTCCCTTGAGATAAACAGGTAATTGATGTCATTTGTACAATAACTCATCCAACATATATTGCTTCAATGCTATGGTTGGGTTACTATGGATCCCTTTAATGGGTATATTGCCTATCTCAAttgtatttactttttcttgGGCAAATTATAAGACAAAATCATGTATTTTGGGTAAATTTTAGCTTATCCAGTATCTTTATAAAACAATCGTAAAATTAAGTTCAATATTATTCTCACTTTAGCCATAGGGTCCAATTGGAATGAAATTGTAGGGTTGTGATCAactgagattttttagcctaattgagactcgagatgcattatcagtcactcatttttattaaatgagtggtccagaatttgcaacatagaatatttttacattaattaattgtgaaatggcagaatggtaatttcatcatacattttatttaataaatatatatattttttaaaaaaattaaaaaatcgattatttatttattttatttatttttttaaacaaaatttcgattatttttatttttttatttttattttttttgtcaactacatatacaattcatgtcaactgtacatatataatgtcaactacatatacgattcatgtcaactatacacatataatgtcaactataaactgttgacatttgatgtgcagggctattgacatttgatgtgtaggctacacatcgtagttgacataatgtctcagtagttgacatcgcgcgaaatttaaaaaaaaaataaaaaattaattttttttagttgttgacattttaatacgggTTGttggcatttgatattctggctattgaaatgaaatgacgataataccccttagttgacataatctacttggagttgacatttcaaaatgagtggctgaaaatgcatctcaattctcaattaagctaaaaaatctcaacctaacatgACCCTGAAATTGTATctaatatttcattaaaaaaatctacTGGGACGGGATCGCCTATAAATTTTAGTCATTTTTCTTCATACACTTAGCAAATAACTCAAACACATTATCAATATGAAACACATATAAACCAAATCAACAACATATTTCATCGtagaaaaattgagaaaaatgttAACATGCATAGCTTTTGCGGGTAACTTTATTGTTTATCTGACTGCACTTTTTTATTGGGATATTGGtacctaatatcatgaaactttaaAAAAGTTGGACTTTTCCCACGAACTTCtaaattggcaaataatatcacgagcTTTACCTCGAGTTTGTTGTTTCTCATCAATGAAAAAATTTCggaaaataatatcatgatacgaaaattttttcgtaatttctcgacaacaaatTCGAAagcttcaagtttttcaatATTTGAGAATAGTTATTCTTAaagcacaccctccaaatttgttcttcaatccattaatatagccataattttttcattggtgggaaTTAACAAACTCATGATAAAGTTTATgatattatttgttaattttaaagttcgtgggaaaaacccaactttttgaaagtttcattATATAGATGCTAATAtccctatttttattttatttactttattattttgtaCCGTCAATTTTGAATCCTGAGAGTAACTGAgcaattattattaatttcctTTTCTAAATTACTACTTTTTTTCAATCAGATTCCTATATACTTACAAAATAAACACATTAGGGAATGTCTTATTCTGTAAGTTGTCAATCACAGCTGGtgaatttaattcttaataataATGACCTCTAGTTCAAACAGATaccaaataaatttgattttctTTGACAGGAAAAACGTGTAGCTGGAAATTACATAATGTGGAATATATGAGTTATGTCAAACTACTCATTATTTTGTGAAGGAAATTTGAGTAGTGGGTTCTGTTGGTGCATATTAATTGAGAATATGGTCCTTTGTTTCACCAAATATATATACCTATTTCTGTTAATATTATAACGTGCCTAATTCTTATAAATGTTGataatatactaataattttCTTATGTATTTAGGCCAATGTAAAGAAACTATATGCATATCCATAAGGTTGGTTAAAATAAAATCTTGTCATTGTGAAAACATGAAAAACACTTAAATTAATGTGCtactataaaataatttcatttgcaTTCAAAATTAACCGCACTAGTAAAACTTAATAAATAGACAATTTAATAAGAAAATCTTCATGGTCGAACAATTGAAAATAATTTTCCGTTCTTAATAAAAGAAAGGTCCTTATTATacacatttttattatatgtGTGTCAATCCTGAGAATGAGAATTCAACCAACCAACAACTAGTTTCCAACTTGTTAACTCAACCAACGTGCCTTTGAAAATTGAATGGAATTTTGAGTGTTTGTGGGTATTTTGGACCACAAAACTACTTCTCTTCTCTGCCTAAGTTTGAATTCAATTACTTTTATTTGGGTTGAGCTAGTGAACAGTGACAATAAAATAAAGGTTATAATAGAAGAATAAGTGCCATCCCATTCCCACCATTATACACTTGCTTTGCAATTTGCATGGACTCTTTCCTTCCCACACACCTGACACCACCATTCCCAATTAATTTATGGGTTAGTAATAATCTGATTTGTCCTGCATTgtgaattactccctccgtttcttcatggttgagtcatttttccatttcgagaaatttcttcatagttgagtcatttccatatatagtaattattttctctttcttattttactctctcttacttttttctctctactgtattcactttctactttattctatctacctttttctctctcttacttattttatctatttattcaacacacccaacatccctttcttaaactccgtgtcgaaaagtttcgcctcaactatggtgaaacggagggagtacaaattacaaaatttttaaaattcccATTTATCCATTTGatcaattttgttttattttgttttttaatttctacCTTTTTAGACTCAAAATATTGTCATTTAGCAGAATCATATGTCACATTAATACATATTTACGTCACTATTTATTCACATCACTAAAAATTTATACTCCATGTACACCAATTTCGTATCGAATCTGCCACCAAAAATGATCATGGGCTGACAAAGTACACCGAAATTTGAACAAACCGTATAATTTTATAGGCAACTAACCCTTTACTTATTTCTTAGAAAAATTGAATCTTAGGTGGTGTTTAAGTGGTGGTTTGGTCAATCTTTCACTACTTAGACATATTTAGACAAAACATTAAAGTGGCACAATGAGGAAAGGAGTTGTAATTTGCCTCATTCCTCATATAATTACTAGGATCCCCACCATCCAAACACTTAATTCACCAAATTACTTTCCAGCTAACTCCTTTATTCCAACTTGTTACAACCTAATATCACAGCTTGTTAACTTTTTAAATATACCCATTCTTTAGTATATTCCCTAAGGctataatcacattttattcTTAGCTTGAACGCTTGATTCTTAAATCTTGAatacttttatatacaaaatTGGATGCCCCTTTAAAGATGCAAATCTTATCCTTTTTTCCTTTGAAGTCATGTAAGATTTCgtttatactagtactatcaATTTTCAACAATATTGAAATCCATAACTTCAAATATAcaacacacattataaacaaACCTTTATCTTTAGCATCAACATGAGTTAGGCATTTGATACCAATATTTTTACATAAAAGTTTTTTTACAGGAAAAAATCTTCTACTTAAGAAGTTTCACACATTTTTCTATGAAAAAAACAATGTTTAAGCTTGCAAATTGAGACGAGTTACTCTCCAACAATTATAAAACCAACAAAACAACGCACCAAACCACTACCAAAGTTTAACATGCATGAAGATAGACACAACACGAACCATATACCAACAAAAGAAAGAAAGCTAGTAGAGAAAGCATAACACGAACGATAGAGGAAACAATTCTGGAATCATGAATCGAATGCTCCGAGATCAAGACTAGCAAGCTCcaaacaaatttcacacacaatATTATGTCATTTACCTAAgttactagtactactactatctaGTTATAATTTGAATTTGTACTATCAACCCCAACATTGTTTCACACATCAAAAGAATCAATGCTTCACTTTCTTGTCAAGAAAATCATACCTCTATTGCCCATCACATGTCCCACTTTTCATGTGATATGCTCTCCCATTACCTAACCACATCAACTCCCCCCATAATTTCGACCCATGTTTTGAGCATTAACACAAATTATTAATTCATACTATCACAAACCCCAATCATTAGAAATACTACTTCAAATAATAACCATTTCTCCAACAAAACTAACATTAGTATTTTACAGAGAGACGAGAGGGAAAATGTCGCTCTAAAATAAACCCCCGCTTTTACATCTGTACACTTTAAAATAACTGTCAaactaattttataattaattcaattttcCACCCCAACTAAAAAATTAATCGTAGATTCCTCCCCCAAAAAAAAGCCTCCCGTCACATTCACAGCCCCTCGCCGTCTCCGTCTCCGTTGCCGTCAGCCCATCGCTCCACCGGTGCGCACTCCACCTTATGGCGGAGCTTCCAATCAAGCGCCTGGCAAGCGCGTGAACAGTAATTCACTGCACCGCACACCGAGCAGCGACGAAACTCGTGCCTACGTGTCTCCGGCCTGCCGCACCCCATGTGGGAGCAGAGCCGGAGGCCTGGACCGGGTACGTTCCCGGTCCGGTCCGCGAACCAATCTGATAAAAATCGGTTCGCCGGGTGCGGCTCCGGGGACGGCACATTACAGCCGAAATCGCTCAGCAGCGGGCAACCGGCGTCGCCGACGCCGCCCTGGCGGCGGGGGCTCCACGTCAGCCACGACGGCGGCACCGCCGCCGCCTGGCAGGAGACGAGCACGGCGGCGAGCTCGCGCGCGTTCGCCTGGATCAAGAAGCGGCGCCCCTCCGCGATGTTCTTCTTCACGCCGTAGCCGTCCTGGAGGCAGTGGCCGAGCTCGCGGAGGGCGTCGATCTGGCCGAGGAAGGCGGCGCGTGCGCACAACGCAACGCCGGCGCGGAGGTCCTTGTCGCTCTTCGTGCCGCCGCTGCCGTTGAACTGAACGACGGCGAGCGAGTACAGCGCCGGCGCGTGGGACGCGATCGCTGCTTTCGCCATCAGAGACGCGCCGCTGCCTCGGTTTTGCAGGCAGTAGAACCGAATCTGTTGCAACCGATAACAATAAACTCATTATTTTCGAAATCAATAGCAATTTTTAAAAGCAGAAGAAAATTAGCAAAAAATAAACACTCACCATGCCTAGTGTGAAGCAGGCCTCTGCATTTCCGGTATCGGCGACGCGCTTGAGAAACCGGTGGCTCGATTCCGACCAGCTTTTCGCCTTCACCGCCAGCATTCTCCGGCTAGCCTTCGACAGCACGATCGAGCTCATCCCCAATCCATTCAGTCTTTTGCAACTGTTGATTAAACAGAAACAGAAACAAAAAAAGTTTAGATTCATTGAATCATAAACTCCAGAAATCAACAAATCACAAAATAACTGAACCAAACAGAAATCGATCGGAAATCGAAAATCAACGCAAGGCGAATCTGAAAAACACGATAACGATTACACACATACGTCATCACAACACTGAGGAAATCGGATGAGCATCCAGCGGTGGAGCTGAGTTTGCAGAGGACAGAGAGAACGAGATCATCCGGCAGAGAATCAAAAAAATCACGCAGTCCGGCGAAATCTCCGTCTAATTCCACCTTCCGTTTCTTCAGCAATCGAACGCTCTCTTCATCATTCGTCGCCTTAGGATAACACAGACCTCTTCTCGTTCTCATTCTACGAATTCTACAAGAACAGAGCTGGATTTTTCCAGTGTGTGAGAATTGAGATGAGATTCCTCTTCGTGTTTGAATATGGAGATGGGGATAGAGATAATAAAGAGGGAACGAGGCATTTTATATATACTGGGAAAAAATAAAGGAAGTAAAAATTTTGTTTCTCGTTATAAAGAGATAGGGGTGTAAAATTACGGGGTTGCCCCTAGGTACTATCTTTTGTCCGCATTAACCATTGGAAAACGGTCAAAGGGAGTTTGACCAGATCCGCCCTTCTGCGGGTTTTTGTACTGCTGTTGAGAGATCTCCTATGCAGGCGGGCAGATTCCCGGTGCTGACTGGTCTGCTAGCCGAATCATTATAGGCGGCGAGCGGCAAAACGACGAGAATTTTGAGCGCTctccgatcggctggccgccatcgTAGTCGGGctatcggcgagcgatcggccaacactttttttattttcgaaacactatatatacgcgatttgcacgtcattttaattcgcaccgcttgttttaacgagttttctctctcacttaatttctATATAAGAACAATAAagcaaaatggagaacaacaacgagtctactccagtgacgagcaagtctcaaactcccacggtactacaacatgtacccttggcatcagatgatgcccgggacgGCAGCCGGGGGTAGTATGCAGGGATGGCAGGTCGCCaaccgagctcgccttctttgcgcgtcaacaaacgcgggctcagatgcacaagatcttagctgaatggagggcggcaactgaccccgtggagaagaggtttcttcactcaattCTCGAGAGTATGCAGGTCGATTTAGATGCCGCCGCGGCACAGTTggggggctcagatgccgcagatttgggggtcccggatagcggcgacaacggtGGCGACGACGGCGTAGGCGACGGCCACGAGGAGTGAGtcgggggctcgtgtgtggaagagggtttttttaaaaattaatgtaatttttttaattaatgtatttttttaattttaatattattattgaattttctcgtatatgtgtcgtaaatttaatttcgtattttgtgtgattgttaattatttattttttataattttatttattgtggctagcctattgttTGTCATAAAGAGTTATCTGTCCCAATAATGTGACATAAAGAGTTTTTAGTGCTAACGACGTGCCACGAGGAGTTTGTAGCTAGCCGTGGCTTGTTACCATTGTGGATTTTCTGATAAAAGGGGACAAGTTTTTACCGTCATAATTTTACTGCCAGAGAATTTAATGGCTTTGTCTGCTTTCTgggaatttttaaatttgttttggGATTTCTTTTTAGGAATGTTGGAGGATTTGACTAGTTATTTAATAAAGATTTTAATATTCtaaattttgattttcataGACTAGTAGACCCTAATCTCGAAAGTAATCTTTATTAGCtcagaccatccacaacgcgtctcgcgccgggctcgcgtctcgtctcggagagacgagacccccgcgagacgcattgcagcggccgtctcgtctccagctcgcgaccggctcgtcgcgtagctcgtctcggagagacacgagacgagctgtctcgccacgcgcccgagacacgtggcacgtccccatgcgtgcgtgacgcccactcgctggcccgcgagtgggcgtcgtcactgatgacgcaataattcattttttttttaaaaatcgatttttaataaaaaaatttttttttttttcaaacggtaatattaccgttaaatatttattttcattttttaaatttttaatttttttactctataaataattctattccatactcatttcaaacacaaacacacatctattcctctcaaatcctctctatcactccaatttccatcttcaatcaactcaaacaaatggatccttttgagcaaatgcgtcaattaatggaacaatcactcgaagaagatcgacgacgagaggcggaggaagccgcaccacccccacgacgctcccggaagtacatcaatcggaaccgggaggaagccgccgcacggttagtacgcgactacttctgcgataacccgatttggggagatacctatttccgtcgccgtttccgcatgcggaaaccgctatttctccacatagcgaatactttggcggccagggaggagttcttccgagaagggttcgacgcggtcggtcgtcccagccacacgacgctgcagaaatgtactgcagccatccggcagcttgcgactggacaaacggccgacatattcgacgaatacctgcacatcggagacagtactgggcgcttgtgcttgctcaacttctgcagaggcgtccgggcagccttcagtgacgaatttctccggaggccaaccacggaggattgtcagttcctcctcaacctgcacgaacaagtgcacggattccccgggatgcttggcagtgtcgattgcatgcactggcaatggaagaattgcccggtggcttggaggggttcctacacgagcggccacaaaggcacccacccaaccgttgtactcgaggccgttgccgactaccgactttggatctggcacgcgtacttcggggtccctggctcgaacaacgacgtaaacgtgctccaacagtccgacctctttaccgaagttttggatggtaaagcgccggccatcaacttcgtcgccaacaaccgacggtataaaatggggtactatctcgccgacggcatctacccgaagtggccgaccttcgtgaagacgtgcggcaggccagcgaacccaaagcaggctctttttgcgcagaagcaggaggctgcgcgcaaggatgtg is part of the Salvia splendens isolate huo1 chromosome 6, SspV2, whole genome shotgun sequence genome and encodes:
- the LOC121806171 gene encoding F-box protein At1g67340-like, translating into MRTRRGLCYPKATNDEESVRLLKKRKVELDGDFAGLRDFFDSLPDDLVLSVLCKLSSTAGCSSDFLSVVMTCKRLNGLGMSSIVLSKASRRMLAVKAKSWSESSHRFLKRVADTGNAEACFTLGMIRFYCLQNRGSGASLMAKAAIASHAPALYSLAVVQFNGSGGTKSDKDLRAGVALCARAAFLGQIDALRELGHCLQDGYGVKKNIAEGRRFLIQANARELAAVLVSCQAAAVPPSWLTWSPRRQGGVGDAGCPLLSDFGCNVPSPEPHPANRFLSDWFADRTGNVPGPGLRLCSHMGCGRPETRRHEFRRCSVCGAVNYCSRACQALDWKLRHKVECAPVERWADGNGDGDGEGL